In the genome of Thunnus thynnus chromosome 6, fThuThy2.1, whole genome shotgun sequence, the window ATAAAATattgagaaacacacacattgttggttttggcaTTTTCATGACTATTTGTCAGcaataacataaatatagaaTAATGCCAGGCTTATCCTTTTATATTAAGTAAACCTTTCTACTTCttacataaacattttcactCTTCAAAAGTTTATCTCGATTCCCACTGAAAATTTGACATCATGGTGAAGAGTATTTCTTTGGCATTTACaccttttctctctgaaaatgtGCATTGAAGGGCAGCTACCTCTAACTCCAGTAGTCTCCGTAGCTGCATCCTGTGGtcactggaaattattttagtttatggAGAGGGAGTGGCATAGCTATAAAGTCGATTACTGAGATTTAAGGTCTTTCTTCTGGTATTTACTTCCTGATATTTTAGTCAAAGGAAATTAGTCTAGTTTAGGAGTAGTCTTATGAAAAAGTCAGTTTCTAAAATGACCTTCAGTAGTTTTCTCCTAATGTATTCAACTGTAACCAGCCTTGTATGGGCAGAGAAACGAGGGCTCCGTGATAATTATGTTAAAGAGcagaaatgtatgtttttatccAGTTATGACACCAATCATTCTGAGCTAAACAAAAACGCAAATTTGTCTGACTGATAATTATCGAATTTTTATAAGATCAAATATTCTCCAAGgaacaaaacatatatatatacatatatgtatattgaGACTCTCTGAACTTTTTAATATACTCATTGAACTGGTCTTATGCAGGTCCGGAGTATCTGAAGAAGAGAGTGTTACAGGAGGTTGTGGAGGGCAGTGAGAACACAGATACAGTCATGCATGAGCCGCTGCTGGCTGAGGAGGAGCCTCTGCCTACACCACCCGAAAGCCCGCTCATGAATGAATTGGACAGCCTCATGCCTGGCTCGTCCCCAGGCCGCACCCCCTCCCCCAGCCCAGGCATCATCAGCAAGGAGGACCCCAAATTCCTCAGTCCAGGCAGCTGGAATGAAGACAAAACCAGCAAAGGTGGTGGCAGTAAACCCAACAGCAGGCCCAGTAGTCGCCCCACTACACCTTCTGCTCCGGCCTCGGCTGCACCTGAGGGCAGTCGTGGCCCCTCTCGCACCCCCAGCCGTCAGAGCAACAAGATCGAGCAGGGCTCCGACCTGGAAATCAAGCCCCTGCAGAAGTTTGACTCCGAGGCAAAAGCTCCAGACGtcactcctgctgctgctgcccctgTAAGGAATAGCCTCATCTCCCCAGATGAAGAAGAAGTGCCTCGATCCTCCAAAGTGTCGTCCAAAGCTATCACCCCCGAGCCTAAAACAGCAGCGCTCAAAAATGAAAGAGCTCCGTCAGTCCATGAGCGAGCGTCGTCCTTCTCTGAGAACAAAGTGGAGTCCAGGGAGGTGAGCAGGCCTTCAAGCAAAGCAGAGACAAAACCATTACCAAAACGACAACCCAGCCCCGCTCCATCCCCAAAACCTGCACCCAGACTTGAACCTAAGACAGTACACAAGCAATTTGAAGCCAAAGCCACAGCTGCCAAACTAGCACCGAAGGTGGATCCCAAAGCAGAGGCCCGAGTGAAGGCCACGGTCTCGAGCCAAAGTAAGGAGATGATTGCAGAGTCTTTGGAGGTGGAGGTAAGACAGCACATATTCACATTGTctcacatttattcatttatttatatattttttgtgacaAGAAATCCTCTATTTTAAAGGAAATTGTTgccgattttctatatttttctcgctgtcaacaaatctcatgtgcagagccaaactaacaatgaattgatcctgcttacaagtattgtgtgtgtatctatttATTTCTTATTCCTTTGTACCATAGACCtccatttttgtccaaaaattattgaaaacacaccagtgagccacaccactgcactgggtgcCATGTTTTGGGCGTGGTAGTTTACTGAGAAACGGATCCAAAGACTAGTAacagaaatcatgttttcagtctctggagagtagttctgtgtacggcaGACACCACTGCGGTTGTGCAGGAACGCGATTCCGTTTACAAAGCTTTGTTAATTTGTTGTgatacatatcacaacctcttgactttgtactgaagttctttgagaaatgtataatGTTATACAAagtgctcagtggcgtctgcagTACAAGGAACTTCCTGATAATGttatcgctgttattagtctttggagccatttctaaacaaactttAGTGGCGGCAAAAGCAGAGGACTTCAGTACAAAGtaaagaggttgtgatatgtagcacaacaagatagcaaagctctgtaaacagaaccatgttcctacacaaacacaatgacgtctgccgtacacagaactactctccagagactgaaaacgtgatcccTGTTACTAGCTTTTGGATCCGTTTCTCACAAACTACCACGCccaaacatgtcacccagtgcagcggtgtggctcattgatgcgctattaatagtttttggacaacaacggaggtctgtggcacagagaaataagatatatcaggctgtTGATACGCACACAATACTtataagtagatcagttcattgttggtttggctctgcacatgagatttgctgacaataacaaaaatatagaaaatcaccagccatatcctAAAAACTATAGCTCACATAGATATTAACAAGAGTAGAGTTAAAGTCTAGACATCATCTAATGCCATTAAATGTCCATGTCACCATCCAAGTAAAGAACTATATTTGACTTTGGAGAGTAAGCTAAcatactgttcaggtcaaaggggacacatttttatatttgagagCAAAAAAACACTCTAAACACCTTTCTTTTAACCTGAAATTTCATGGGTGACTTTTCCcaaagtgacccagaatatacaatAATGGCAATAGTTCGactttttattatatttttgtgcagctgatgcACATTTTTGTACACAGAGGGTGTGTAAATTTGACCCGTATTTATACAAAAATTACCattcaaaaatattatatatattgttgCCTTCTTCATGTTCAGtaacatttattgaaatcaTGTCTTCTGTTTTAGGTAACACACTGTATGACCATAAAATAGtgtgattgtaaatgttttttttctccagaaacAAAATTgtgtaaaacctaaagaatataccccctctgctctctgaaagcttcattaaggattaatgAGGAgatatttatgaataaaaaatagatttgtggttcagaagtttggtacagagactaattatgagggATAatgtgaagggtcagaatatgtaattttacacatttacaggaTGTGAAACTTAACAGCTCATAATCATACAGTTACGTTTATTTCAATCAAACATTAGTAATTGACTACATGCGCTGTTCTCACATGTTCCTTTGTTTTCAAGGGCCCAAACACCATAATGATCTGCATGGTAATCCTGCTCAACATCGGCCTGGCCATTCTCTTCGTACACATTTTGTCATGAGACACTGTCCACCATCTCAGGTAATAAACACGACATGCATGTTTAACGatatgcagctttaaaaaaaaaaacatttccttgcTGCTGCTTATATTGTTTGTAGGTGAGTGAAAGAGgtacataaaaagacaaatgctGTTCCCCTGCAGGTCACCAGCAGTGTTGGAGAGAGATGGCCTGCAGCCTCCTCAGTGAGGACCAGAGATCAAAGAGACCGCTGagggggacaaaaaaaaagcaaaagcctCATGCAGACAGCCGCAGCTCTTCTAAAGGTTTTTGTTGGTGTGACTGTGTGAGGCTCTGTGAAGCTGCTCTCTTTCCAGACGTTAGAGAAACTGAAGGACATTGACTGACTGAAATGATTCAGTACATCAGAAtatgatgatgtttgtgtgttcaaGTGGCAGGGAGTAGcgggtgggggtgggggagggagggggtgggtCTCGGTGCTTACACTAGAAAAGCAGGGTGGGATAGTATGCACTGAAGAACAACTTTGTCACAGTGTGTGTCAACTTTTTTGCAAAACGCTTTAAACTACATCCTTAATTGGCACACACTGACAGATTAGACAAACTCAGTAGATTATTATGTATTGTCACAagatatgtttgtttgtgttaatgtAATGCCAGCTGAAGGAATGatgttaacatacagtatacagactgatttttttttttttttccgcacTCTGCCTTGAACTTGATTGTTTGGACACAAAGACAACTGCAGCAGATGTGTGAAGGATTTGAGAGTCATTGTTTTAATTATCTGCAATGTCCAAcatatggtaaaaaaaagctgaaaaggATTGATTAGGTAGCAGTCTGAAATGTGTAATTAAGTGTGTCGGTCCTTTTGAAAAGCTCTCCAGAGAATACTGCGTACTGTAGTCATCCAATGCTGCTGTAAAGCCAGGTTTTCATCTTGTTGCTCTTCACTCTCTTAAGAAAGAATCCAAAGCATCCGTTGAGTTGCATTTCGGCTACTGCATCCTGCAAAATCTGTATTTTGAGACTGTGGTGTACTACACTGTgaaattttatgttttcactgGGATTTCTGTGCATTTATTGTCATAACTGCTGCACTGGTTTCGGAGATGATGAACCAAATAGAGAAGGAGAAATAGGAAGCTTAAGAGTGTCACTGCTAATGACTGTATGTTCCTGTGGTGTTTGTAATGCAGTCATGTTAAACATAAAGGTGGTTTTAAGTGAGAGTTGTGTATGTTATGCAATAGATAAGAAAGCAGAAAATGGGGGCTGGGAGCCGGGATCTGTTAGTAAGTAGAGCTTCTTATTTTAAACAATCACTGTATGTCGGAGCAGTGGGAGCTGCAGCAGGGAGGCTGggatgatgtgtgttttttttgtctgttagcTTTTGTGTTGTTCATGGTTTCATGTTTAAGTCTAGGAAAAAACGTCCGCACTGTTCCACACCGCAATATATTCAGGGCCTGTCGTGCTTTAGAGCAAAATACGAGTTCAACTTTTGTACGCATGAGGGCAcatggtgtgtatgtgtctgtaattTTGTACCTTTTTGAAGTGCACATCTTTTCAGCATTCAAAATACACTGTCGTCAGggtttttttgtcaaagaaatATGCAATcctaaatttatttatttccctaAAGAGTCAGTCGGATTACCTCATGAATGTGAGATGGAGCAAAATATAGATTGATGATTCTTTAACTCCATGTCTTACATAAAGAAGAGCACTCTCCGGATATTTCTCTGTTGTTCTTTCACCCATTAATATGTAGATtttaaaattaagatttttttgcCTTTACAGTTTGCAAATAAACACGCAGGCGACTGGTTGTGCATCGTTTTCatgcaaaaagaaaagtaaaaatctaCAGCAATCTACAAAAAAAGCTACTCCCATGATCTTACATTTGGTAGTTTATTCTAATTAACAACAGAAGAGACGTACTGTTAGATGACCTTAATGGTAAGTGCAATGAAACAGTATTCATATAGTTCAGTGTAATGTAGAAgccattttgttttgtctgttttagtGCAGTAACATTGCTGAATTTGAGGAAATGCATTTGTGGTCATAATTACAaagctgaaattaaataaaaaaaaacttttacaacACTTGTGAATGTGTTATTTGTAAGTGAATCAGTCCAGATAAGAGTCTTTTGTCTCCCCTCTTTCCCTCCCATAAATACGTTGCCTTTCCAAGTTTCTAAATTTATCCCACAATTAACAACCTTAATACAATATCATTCATTATCCACAAGAAATCCAGTCTAGTAACTGCCGAACTAAGTATTTTTAAACACCACCTGTCTGCCAGCATGGGACCCCCATCCCTCCCCCTGTCCCTCCCTTGGGCCACTGTGAATACCACACCCTATTTTAAACCAGACCGGGGTTATGCCTCGGTTCTTCTCACAGGAAAGCAAAAGTCACACCTTAATTAGTAAATGTGAGAATCTGCAAATGTTATGATACATCTGATGTTGCAAATGTCATCTGGTAGAAAAACTCCACTGGTTACCTgcagtagtttgacatttagaATAGTTTGCTGATAATTCAGCATGGTGTCGGTAGTCCAGGCATCTGTTGAACAgcactgcccccaagtgaccAAAACAAGTGGAGCAGCGAGATCCTCCATCAGAGCACATTAGTCCTTTTGAGGTTCAACTAAATTATATACACAGTACCAGTCAgctgactggtactgtacattttatatACACACTTTATTAGGTTATGCTACAGATTTAGAGTGGTCGAGATTATGTGAGCTCAGTAAAGTGTCATGGAAAAccagtttagagctgcaacagttagtcgGTTGACCAGAAAGTTAATTTgcagctattttgatgatcatttcagccatttttccgccaaaaaagcaaaatatttaatggttccagcctcttaaatgtgaggatttgcagttttttcttttcatatatattgtatatactaagttgaatatcttaacattttaaacatcaaattgaagacatcaccataGCTTCTGTGAGGCTGAATGTCTTTTCACTACTTAATATTTCATTGACTAAACAATTAGAAGTAGCTGATAGCTGACCAGCATAATTTTAGTATTAgtgacaaatttaaaaaaaaaaaacaaaacacaaaacactgagtTAACAATTGGCTCTGCTCTATGTAAAATGCAGTCGCTACTGACAGCTCAGTGCTTCTGTCCAGTGGAATTAAAGTGAATAAAGAGAACACAATAGACAGttgacaaaactttatttttgaCAAAGGCACAGCTTAGACACATCAGGGAATGTATGCCTGTTTAATActcttctccttcatcctcGTCTCCCAAACTATCAGTTCCAACCTCCTCATAATCCTTCTCCAGAGCTGCCATGTCCTCTCTGGCCTCAGAGAACTCTCCCTCCTCCATACCCTCACCCACATACCAGTGAACAAAGGCACGCTTAGCGTACATCAGATCAAACTTGTGGTCAAGCCGAGCCCAGGCCTCTGCGATAGCAGTGGTGTTGCTCAGCATGCACACAGCCCTCTGGACCTTGGCCAGGTCTCCACCAGGAACCACGGTGGGAGGCTGGTAGTTGATGCCAACCTTGAAACCAGTGGGACACCAGTCCACAAACTGGATGGTGCGCTTGGTTTTGATGGCGGCAATAGCAGCGTTCACATCTTTGGGAACCACATCGCCACGGAACAGCAGGCAGCAAGCCATGTACTTGCCGTGGCGAGGGTCGCATTTCAcgagctgattggctggctcGAAGCAGGCGTTGGTGATTTCAGACACCGTTAACTGCTCATGGTAAGCCTTCTCAGCAGAGATGACAGGGGCATAGGTGGCCAGAGGGAAGTGGATACGGGGATATGGCACCAAGTTGGTCTGGAACTCTGTCAGATCAACATTGAGGGCACCATCGAAACGAAGGGAAGCAGTGATGGAGGACACAATCTGACTGATCAACCTGTTCAGGTTGGTGTAGGTAGGACGCTCGATATCGAGGTTCCTACGGCAGATATCGTAGATGGCCTCGTTATCTACCATGAAGGCACAGTCAGAGTGCTCTAGGGTGGTGTGGGTGGTCAGGATGGAGTTGTAGGGCTCCACCACAGCAGTGGACACCTGGGGAGCTGGGTAGATGGAGAACTCCAGCTTGGATTTCTTGCCGTAGTCGACAGACAGACGCTCCATCAGCAGGGAGGTGAAACCGGAGCCGGTGCCACCTCCGAAGCTGTGGAACACCAGGAAGCCCTGAAGGCCAGTGCACTGGTCGGcctgaggacagagagggagagatataATCAAATATGAGATACAATAATATAatctagttttatttttaatcacaatTAGGAATCATTTCTTCCTGATCAAATTACCCACCAGTTTGCGGATCCTGTCCAGCACCAGGTCGATGATCTCTTTGCCGATGGTGTAGTGTCCACGGGCGTAGTTGTTGGCAGCATCTTCCTTGCCAGTGATCAGCTGCTCAGGGTGGAAGAGCTGGCGGTAGGTCCCAGTGCGAACCTCATCTagggaaaataataaaattataggAGGGTTTGACtgccaaaggaaaaaaaattaatggaCCAACTATGGTATTCATAATTTTTAATAAGCATTTACCAATGACAGTGGGCTCCAGGTCAACAAAAACAGCTCTGGGAACGTGCTTTCCGGCTCCAGTCTCACTGAAGAACGTGTTGAAGGAATCGTCTCCTCCTCCAATGGTTTTGTCACTGGGCATCTGTCCGTCCGGCTGGATCCCATGTTCCAGGCAGTAAAGCTCCCAGCAGGCATTTCCAATCTGGACACCAGCCTGACCAACGTGCACTGAGATACACTCACGCTGTGGAAACAAAAAGATAGATTTATCCATGTGCATTTAATTTGATACAATCAAAAAGTAAGTTTGGTTgactgaaaatatgttttaaacaaTTCTTGTGCTATTTTTAACTAATTCAAAGCTGGAGGCAATTCATCACACGTTGAAAACTGCTCAAGAGTTAATGCCAGATCAaggatgaggaaaaaaaggctCCTTTGTAAAGAACCAGATACCAGAAAATCATGAGTAAAGTCACATGACGCATGATGCACAATCATTTACACTCAATAGAAAACCCTTTGGAGACAGAAACATCACATAAAAGGCTGATTATTCAGACACATGATGTGGttaaaggaagaaagaagatcTTGTGTTGAGAGCAAACAATCTGAAAAGTTCTGTGGTGAAATATTATACTAAAACCAAACACAGCTGTAGATTTTTTGATACAATAGTAGTAGGGCTTACACAATGTCCACCGTGAAAGATTAGATATAAAAGCCCCCCATAAAGCTTTTAGTGAATaggttttgtttaaaaaaacctGTGGTTGCAGTTTTATAAAGGCCAGGCCTCTTCATACAGGCCATAAAACAGGAATGTTTCAGGATGAAAGCACAGCGACCTTCGCCAACTGGGTCAATGTGCAGACAGGAAAAGCCAGAAACTGGCAGCCACGACACGACTGAACTTGAATTTGGGCCGTGGCCTGTCTAGTAACACTTAAATGttccaaaaaaaatcaagtttaaaGTTACAGTTAAACGTCCCAACAAGGCCAAAGTTTGATGAGCAGTCCTACACCTAAACCTTTGTTTGGATTAAAGGTCAAATTGAAGTTTAATAGTTCACGCCAAAGCTGCTTTATTAGCCAGGCTGATAACCGTTAATTCAGGGTGCAACGTGATGTCACCCTTCAAAGATTTGAATTtggttcaataaataaaaagatgataAGTAAAATTAAACTATCTTTTCATACTCACCATGTTTCCTGGAGGAGTGAAGTCTGTTGAGATTCGGGttaaaaaagaggaagagactaAGTTAGCTCTCACAGCAGGGCCTTTATGAGTCCTGTGTAAGAAGTAACTGACCAGTTTTAGCTGGGCGGGGCTATTTATACTTTCCTAGCCGGCGGAAAAGAGCTGCTGATTCTGATTGGTTGGAGAGGGTCACGTGGGCCCCTTTCCATtggttaaaacaaaaacagtcatcTTTTTCGACACGCCACGAGCTTTACAGGAggcgattttttttttacctaggatggcgaagtcatgtcccgccctactctgcctctgattggctcaccctgatattcttactcTATCTCTAACCAATCTCATTCCTcatacctaaacctaaccaacccatcCGGATGTGAACAAAGggaacgagtactagccaatcagaaacagagTACGGCGGGCAATGatttcgccatcctaggaaaatcAATTTGAAAGTGGGGCAATCATTCTGGGGGCGTAAACATTGCAACAGGTTTAACTGACAGCAGTGGAAGTTAATACCATTTaaatagaaattacatttttgttttgttttatgttgaatgtATATACTAATCTCGTAAAAAATAATTAGATATAGCAATATAAGATgtttcttgtgtgtttattaataccagccttttttcttctttttgaccAACAaatagtggtggaagaagtattcaggaTGATTACTTGGGTAGAAATACTAATACAACAGTGTGAAAAACATCTCAATTACAGGTACAAGTCCTTCATTTGAAACCCTTCTTACAGGTACAGTAGTGAAGTGCATTTACTCTAGTGCTgtactttacacacacacacacacacacacacacacacacacacacacacacacacacacacacacacacacacacgtgattGTTACTTACAATCCATGAAAAATGAGattatacaatttaaaaaaaaaaaaacaactatctGTATATTGATACAAATACAGTCAAACTGAGTCCAGATCTTGCAGAAAATGaccttttaagtttttaaaaatgcagtttcTCCATGTGGATAACCAAAACAAGTCCATACAAACAGTTTCTGAAGCACGGTGGAGTTGGTGTCTTCTAGTCTTTGAGAATAAATTGTTTATCTGGCACCATGACACCACaatttttatagattaaaccagtggtccCCAGTCTCTCAGGGTTTGGATGACAGGTGTTTGTAAAAAATACACCTGTCGTTCCAAATCAGAGTACAATGTggaataaaatcatgttttcaaatAAGTTTCTAATATTGCAGGACCTGTAGATGAAAATAAGAAAGTTTGACTAGATGAGTGAGAATCATAGTGCCTTTTAAAATAATCCAGGAATATGAAACCAAAAACTGTTCAAtaagtatgatttttttaacCATATAAGTTTCAGTACTGCATTCATCAATTGAAAATCAAGTCATCCTCTTCAGTAGACTTAACAATATCTTGTTTTCTTATCTAATGGCATCAGtgataccaggaccctgaaactgaagcagctgaatGAAATTCCACCatatttaattgtattatttacatCTTGGATGTCAAAATATCTTGAAAGAAGCCCATTAAGAGGGAGCTGATATACTttcatacagtactgtgcaaaagtttaaggcactttagatgtttagattattatccattatgcaacaccatcagggagaccccaaacatacagctagagccataaagaactatcttccatgacaaaaagaacaaagagtcctgcaacagatggtctggcccccacagagccctgatctcatcATCATTGAGTCTCGGATAACgcgaagagacagaagcaactgagacgcCGACATCCACAGAAGACCTGTGGCAACAtatccaagatgcaggaacaacagACCTGCCAAGCACCTGAAAAACTGAGCGCAGGTGCACTGATGagacctgctgctgttttaaaggcaaagctgctcacagcaaatactGATTTCATTTGGGTTTCTTCTGTTCATTGAACTTtgtattaaattaattgaaagcatcctcactcaacattttcacagtactgtatactgtatgtgccttAGAAATGAATACTGTTTGAAGGAATTATGACCGCTCTAAATCAGTATATTTGACTAGATGTACCGCCTCTTTTGTGTTAACAAGAACCAGCCTCTCATCTTGTGCACAGACGCTCACAAATCAACAGTATTCAAGTTGTCATCACTACTGCTGTTGGCCATATGAATCCAGCTGTGGTCACAACCACAGTTTTGACCTGGTTTTGACCCTTTTTTTGTCACCCATCACTACCACCAGAGGTCTCTAAAACTCAGAAATGGTTCcgtttttccattttgtttgtaATTCAATGActtcagataaaaacaaactgtgtcaCTGGTTGGTTCACGCATCCTAAATTGCAGACCGTTAAATTGTCCTGCAACACGTCATGGAACACAAACACCATAATGTTTCTTGCTAAATGGGGTCTCTATATGCATTTGGGTGAACATTAGAGTGCCTTTGTTGCTACGATAGCTACTTTCATCAGTTTGTCCATATTCATAGCTCACATTTAATAACTTTCCTCAggaaattttaaattaattcagCCGTTATTGCCTCATTATCATGTTTTCTCATATTTAATTAAGATTCACGGATGATAAGCTTCTTCACAGATGTTAGTACAggatgaaaaacaacacaagtagACGTAC includes:
- the LOC137185042 gene encoding tubulin alpha-1C chain-like: MRECISVHVGQAGVQIGNACWELYCLEHGIQPDGQMPSDKTIGGGDDSFNTFFSETGAGKHVPRAVFVDLEPTVIDEVRTGTYRQLFHPEQLITGKEDAANNYARGHYTIGKEIIDLVLDRIRKLADQCTGLQGFLVFHSFGGGTGSGFTSLLMERLSVDYGKKSKLEFSIYPAPQVSTAVVEPYNSILTTHTTLEHSDCAFMVDNEAIYDICRRNLDIERPTYTNLNRLISQIVSSITASLRFDGALNVDLTEFQTNLVPYPRIHFPLATYAPVISAEKAYHEQLTVSEITNACFEPANQLVKCDPRHGKYMACCLLFRGDVVPKDVNAAIAAIKTKRTIQFVDWCPTGFKVGINYQPPTVVPGGDLAKVQRAVCMLSNTTAIAEAWARLDHKFDLMYAKRAFVHWYVGEGMEEGEFSEAREDMAALEKDYEEVGTDSLGDEDEGEEY